The region ACCGAAAACTCCAGCTGGCGCGACATGAACTGCATCGCCTTGTTGATCTCGCTGACAGCCTGCTTGACGTCTTTCAGCTCGGACTGCGGGTCGTCCTTGCCATTGGCCTTGCCGTCGATCGCCGCCGCCGCCACTGGCCTGGCGGCCGTGGCGCCGCCTGGGGTGACCGCAGTGCGCTGCTGCTGCAGCTGCGGGG is a window of Janthinobacterium sp. J1-1 DNA encoding:
- a CDS encoding flagellar protein FlaG, encoding MDIQATNGLPAPQLQQQRTAVTPGGATAARPVAAAAIDGKANGKDDPQSELKDVKQAVSEINKAMQFMSRQLEFSVDTDSERTIVKVIDQQTREVIRQMPTKEALEIGKALEKAQGLLIKQTA